In Candidatus Micrarchaeia archaeon, the following are encoded in one genomic region:
- a CDS encoding tetratricopeptide repeat protein, translating to QYIRKGDTAYYFGDYDNAIDDYTKAIELNPNHAVAYNNRGVAKDGLGDYQGAIKDYTKAIELDPNHAVAYYNNRENSKFKLGQYEEAIKDYNKAIELDPIDGDTYNNRGFAKFKLGDYEGAIEDHTKAMELDPTNNLFPILLERVKKIIPRTKD from the coding sequence AACAATATATTAGAAAAGGAGATACGGCGTATTATTTTGGAGATTACGATAATGCAATAGATGATTATACTAAAGCAATAGAATTAAACCCAAATCATGCAGTCGCATATAACAACAGAGGAGTTGCAAAAGATGGGTTGGGAGATTATCAAGGCGCAATAAAAGATTATACTAAAGCAATAGAATTAGATCCAAATCATGCAGTCGCATATTATAACAATAGAGAAAATTCAAAATTCAAATTAGGACAATATGAAGAAGCAATAAAAGATTATAATAAAGCAATAGAATTAGATCCAATAGATGGGGATACATATAATAACAGAGGATTTGCTAAATTCAAATTAGGAGATTATGAAGGCGCAATAGAAGATCATACTAAAGCAATGGAATTAGATCCAACTAATAATCTATTCCCTATTTTACTTGAGAGGGTCAAAAAAATTATACCTAGAACTAAGGATTAA